Proteins from a genomic interval of Fusobacterium varium:
- a CDS encoding DUF896 domain-containing protein, which yields MEMSKIIEKINYFTKLSRERELTPEEQAERAEYRKMYLELFKAQVKGHLDRIEIVDDKVVNKGTKII from the coding sequence ATGGAAATGTCTAAAATCATTGAAAAGATAAATTATTTTACTAAATTATCAAGAGAGAGAGAACTTACTCCAGAGGAACAAGCAGAGAGAGCTGAATATAGAAAAATGTATTTAGAACTATTTAAAGCTCAAGTAAAAGGGCATCTTGATAGAATAGAGATAGTTGATGATAAAGTAGTAAATAAAGGTACTAAAATAATATAA